The nucleotide sequence CTGGGTATGCAGCACCGCCGCCCGGTTGCACTGTTCAGCAGCCTCAATATCCTGTGGCGTTAGCGGCTGATGGTCAGCGTTTGAGGTGTTAATAGCCATTTTCGATAACGCCGCGATCGCTTGCTCAGCGGCAATCATCCAACCTTGATGACCGATTTCACGTCCCATGCCTAACAACTCCTGAAATGCTCGCTGCGCCCCAACCAGTTGTCCCTGTGCCTGATGCTGCCAACCCTGCACATACAGCCGCGAGCAAGGAGACAAATGAAACAACTGCCACCATCGCGCGACTGCGGTTGCGCCCTGACGTTCACCAAGGCGAGGATACGTTGACACCGCTGGGCTAGAACACATTGCAACTTGGGTCTGAGCAGAAGAGAACAACATTGGTGGGGGCTCCATCTCGTTAATTAGCAGTATGTAAGACGCCCACTATTAAAGGGATTCAGCTTCCAGACAAGTGCTTGGCAGTTTTCGGCAAAGCTGCCAAAACAACCCGATCAACAGCACGCTCCCAGCCGCACTGCTGCCCCATAGCGGCCAGCCCGTCCCTGCGCCAACCCCCGATCCATCCCCGACCCTCACAAATTGCGATCCTGTCCCTTAAATTGAAGTGAGAACAGTCGGCCACCCGCAGGACTTCAAAATTGGTTGCTATGACTTCGACACCTAAAGATTTTCAACAAAATCCCGAGAGATCTCAGCGAGTGAACAGTACAGGCGTCTCAAGTGTGGTAATAAGCCTCATGACAGGGCCTTTTTTGGTCACCCTCATGGGCGCTCGCACCCTGGCGGAAGCTTTAGAACAGATCGGCATTGTGAGCGAAGAACTCTTTCGCGGTGTTCGCTTGCCGAGCTTGCACGATATGGAAACGACTCGCGAGCGCACAATTGACGATACGGATAGTGAATAATGCTCAAAACTCTTAAGTAAATTGGCTGCCCTGCTTTAGTTCTGACGTTTTACAGCGATACTCTAATAGTCTATGACCTCCACTGTGCCGACTTCTTCTGAGAATATGCCAACTACCCGCGAAGCTATCGTCGAGTCCACAAGCAATGTGTCGATCACGCCGCCAGGGTCTGCCTATGGCTTGCGCGTGCAGCAACGCATCAAGGTCGTCGAGGATATATGGGAAGCCGTCTTACGCCACGAATGTGGCGATGAGCTGTTGACTCTGTTGCATCAGTTGCGCAGTCTGTGCTCCGTCGAAGGGCAGGCTCCGGCTGCACGCGCGGCGAGTGTACAAAAAGTGGTGCAGGTCGTCGAAGACTTAGAACTGCAAGATGCCATTCGGGCAGCTCGGGCCTTCGCCCTCTATTTTCAGTTAATTAACAGCGTTGAGCAGCATTACGAACAGCAGGGGCAACAGCGCCAATATCGGGCCGCCTATGGTGAGGTGGAACCGGCTTCCGCGATCGCGGGCTTAGCCACCATTCGGCCTCATCAAAACAGTGCGAGTACGCCCACCGAAGACGCCCAGCCGATCCAAAAGGCCAAGTCGACCTTTGACTATCAACTGCTGCCCACCAGCTATCGCGACGCAGGCACCTTTCACTGGCTTTTCCCAGCGCTCAAGCAGCTGAATGTTCCACCCCAACTCATTCAGCGCCTGATCGACAATTTGGACATTCGGCTGGTGTTTACAGCTCACCCGACGGAAATTGTGCGCCACACCATTCGCGACAAACAACGCCGGATTGCCTCGCTATTTCGCCGGATGGATCAGGCCGAAGATTCACTGCCCAGCATGAACGGCGTTTCCAACTGGGAAATTGACACCCTTAAGGAGCAGCTCACCGAAGAAATTCGCCTGTGGTGGCGCACTGACGAGTTGCACCAGTTCAAGCCCTCGGTGTTGGATGAAGTCGATTACACCCTGCATTATTTTGACGTGGTGCTGTTTAATGCCCTACCGCAGCTTTATCAGCGCATTAAGCGATCGCTCCACAATACCTTTCCCACCTTGCGTCCACCCCAGCCCCAATTTTGCCGCTTTGGCTCGTGGGTGGGGGCCGATCGCGATGGCAACCCCTCCGTCACCCCCGACATCACCTGGAAAACCGCCTGCTACCAGCGCAACCTGGTGATCGAAAAGTACATTGAATCCCTCGAGCACCTAACCAAGCTGCTGAGCCTCTCCCTACACTGGAGCGAAGTGCAGCCCGAACTCTTAGACTCCCTGGATCAAGACCAACAGGTCATGCCCGAACTGTACGAGCGCTGGGCCATTCGCTACCGCCAGGAACCCTATCGACTCAAGCTCGCCTACATGCAGCAGCGGCTCGAAAATACCCTACTGCGCAGCCAGCGACTCTATCAGGGCGACATCCTCAAAGAGGATCAGGGCGGCATTACCGAACTGCCGTTGTACCACTCCGGTGATGACTTCCTGGCTGACCTCCGCCTGATTCAGCGGGACTTAAACGCCACGGGCATGGTCTGTGGGGCGCTAGAGCAAATCATTTGCCAAGTAGAACTGTACGGTTTTGTGCTGGCTCAGCTCGACCTGCGACAAGAAAGCTCCCGCCATTCCGACTGTATCGACGAAATCACCGCCTATTTGCAGGTACTCCCCAAGTCTTACAACGACTTGTCTGAGGAAGAAAAAACGGCGTGGCTGATCCAAGAACTGCAAACCCGCCGTCCCCTCGTGCCCGCCGAACTGCCCTTCTCAGAAACCGTTTGCGAAACCATCGAAACCTTCCGCATGGTGCGGCGCCTGCATCGCGAGTTTGGTCCCCAGATTTGCCGCAGCTACATCATCAGCATGAGCCACACCGTCAGCGACCTGCTAGAGGTGTTGCTACTCGCCAAAGAAGCGGGACTATTTGACCCCGCCACCTGGGAATCGAGCATTCAGCCGGTGCCACTGTTTGAGACGGTGGAAGACTTGAAGCGGGCCCCCTCGGTCATGCGATCGGTGTTTGAACTGCCGCTTTACCGAGCGGTGACCCAAGGCGGTAAAACCGACGATGCGGCTGGGGAAAGTGCCATGGCTGAGGCGTCGTCAACTCAGCCCATTCAAGAAGTCATGCTGGGCTATTCAGACAGCAATAAAGACTCTGGCTTCCTCAGCAGCAATTGGGAAATTCACAAGGCTCAGCAAGCGTTACAAGCAACTGCCGACGACTTTGGCATTGCCCTGCGCATCTTCCACGGTCGTGGCGGCTCCGTCGGTCGCGGCGGTGGCCCTGCTTACGAAGCCATCTTGGCCCAGCCCGGTGCCAGCCTGAATGGCCGCATCAAAATTACCGAACAAGGGGAAGTGCTGGCCTCCAAGTACAACCTGCCCGACTTGGCACTGTACAACCTGGAAACGGTCGCGACAGCCGTGATCCAAGGCAGTTTGTTGCACAGCAGTGTGGATGAAATTGAGCCGTGGAACGAAATTATGGAAGAGTTGGCGGCCAGCTCTCGCCGCCATTACCGAGCGTTGATTTATGAACAGGCAGATTTTGTCGAGTTTTTCCATCAGGTCACCCCGATCGAAGAAATCAGCCAGTTACAAATCAGTTCTCGCCCCGCCCGCCGGAAAGGCAAAAAGACCCTCGACAGCCTCCGAGCGATTCCCTGGGTCTTTAGCTGGACCCAAGCTCGCTTTTTGCTACCAGCCTGGTACGGTGTCGGCACCGCGCTAACGGACTTTTTAGCCGAAGATCCGGAAGAAAATTTGAAGCTGCTGCGCTACTTCTACCAAAAGTGGCCCTTCTTCAAAATGGTGATTTCTAAGGTAGAAATGACCCTGGCGAAGGTCGACTTGCAAATTGCTGAACACTATGTGCAAGAGCTGACCCAGCCCGAAGATCAAGAACGCTTCCACGTCTTGTTTGAGCAAATTTCAGACGAATTTCGTAAGACGACGGACATCATTCTGACGATCACGGGCCATCGACGCCTGCTGGATGGCGATCCCGACTTGCAGCGCTCCGTCCATTTGCGCAATGGCACCATCGTGCCTTTGGGCTTCATTCAGGTCGCCTTATTGAAGCGGCTCCGGCATTATCGCAGCGCCATATCGGGCGTCATCAAATCTCGATATAGCCGCGAAGAACTACTCCGGGGGGCCTTACTAACGATCAACGGGATCGCCGCTGGCATGAGGAATACAGGCTGATCCAGACAATATGTAACGCTTTGTAACGATTTGCTTGCGGATCTGAAGATCTACGCTTGAATTAAGCCGTGAAGTATCTCTAGATACGGCTTAAAGTCCTTGTATGTCAAGGGTTTTCACGAACTGGAAAAGATGTTGTCTAGTCAATCTGCGAGTGAATGAGTTCGCAGTGTGACTTGTGTGTGGCGACGCTATCCATTGTGTTGATATTGCCTGCCTGAGGAGTGGTGTCGGAAAATGAAGCAGATTAAACGTCGATTAATGCAGGCAGCGATCGCCGCTACACTCGGTGGAGCGATCGCCGGGGGTGCGGCTTTAGTGGATGCCCGTCCAGCAAATGCGCAAGCGGCGTATGGCAGCTATGTTGGCATTGGGGCTGGATTTAGCCTCACAGAAGAGGCCGAAACTGGCCGAGGCTCTGGCTTAGACATGGTGATTACAGGGCGCTATCGCTTTCTGCGGATGCCAGTATCGCTGCGCACGACCGCCTTTTTGTTTGACAACTTCACCTTAGTGCCGACCGTCTCCTACGACTATCCCCTCTCGTGGAACACCGATATCTACTTAGGGGCTGGCGCATCTTTCCCAATTGGGGATGATGACAACCCAGGGCCTTTGGGTAACCGTACCGCTTTTGTCTTGCAGCCAGGGATCGACTACGTGTTTCCCAATAGTCGTTGGACTGCTTTTGGTAGCGCCATCATTGCCTTCAATGCCTATCGCAATGGCGGCAATACAGCCGTGGCTTTGCAAACCGGCCTGGGCTATCGTTTCTAAGAATTGGCTTCAGCGGTGTTTTGAGGCGTTGGGACGTTCAGCTCACTAGCATCTGCTCAGGAAATTGCCAACCGGCGACTTAAAACCACTCCAGACAGCCTCTGAAGCATTGATGCAACAAGCTCAGCAGCCATGCTAGCCGCCCCCCCTAGGCAGGGACGGCTAGCATGGTCTCAGTCGCCCAAGTTCGCTTCTGATGTAGTGCTTGTAATTGCTATCCACTATTCAGGACAGGCTGCTTGAGCTGGCAATACTTGGACAGCGTAGGATTTGCAGCTTTGAATTGGGTCGTTCGCGGCCGACACAGCCAAGACGGTGATGATTTTAGACGGATCAGGCTGAGGTGATCGGCGATAAGGTCTGCACGATCGCTACACGACCATAACGAGGATCGATTTCGATGCCCCAGATATTGAGGGTGCCGAGACCGAGAGCATAAGTGCCGACTTCACCAGGACTGAGGGTGAGGCAGGTTGCAAAAATCGCCCTGCGGTGTCCTAGAGGCAAAAACATCGTTTCGCCTTGGTTCAAGGCCGCTTCGTTTTGAAAGGAAAGGCGGCCCTCGTGATTGAGAATGCCCGCAGGGGTAGGGCAATGATCGCAAAAACTGACGGCCAGAAACCAACGAGCATCCGCGATGCGATCGAACACGCGCTCGGGACGAGGGTGCTGCAACACGCGATAGCCACCCTCGACCGAAAGAATGGTGCCGCCTAAAAATCCGCAAACCATATTGGTATTGGGATCCATCGCTGTCCTCTGAGGTCTACAAGTAGTCGCAGTATGTCGGTGGAGTCGCCCCTGCTAGCGATCGCCGTCCTCGTTCAACTGGAGGGCGATCGCCGTGCGCCATACAAGATACCCCCGGTCATTCAAATGCAGACCGTCGGTGGTCAGGTCAGGCCGCAAAGCCCCCTCGCCATCGGCAAACAACGGATAGAGATTCAGGTAATCCACCCCTTCCGCCTCGGTCATCTGAGCGATCGCTGTGTTGACGGCTTGAATGCGATCGTTAGGGAGTTGCAGCAGGCGATCGCGGCCCTCCCAAGTCGCCCGTTCCGACCCGTGGGGCAAAATTGACTGCACGATAATATGAGCGTCTGGATGCTGCTGCTTCAGATATTGAACGGTCTGTTCCAAATTTTGGGCAACGGCCTGCTCTGGCACTTGGGCGATCAAGTCATTAATGCCCACCATGACAAAAATGGTGTCAGGTTGGGTGCCATCGAGAGCATCTAAGCGACGCAGCAGCATATCTGATTTTTCGCCAGAGATACCCTGATTGAGCCAAGTGCGGCGACCCGGCAGCAGTTCTTGGGGAAACCACAGGGAAATGGAATCGCCCAGCAACACCGTTAACCGGGGAGCATCAGCATGAGCACGCGCTTCCTGACGCACTAGCTCAACCCACTGTTGGTAGTTGAAATATTCGCGATCGCCCACCGCAGTGACGAGTCCGTCTGTTGATTCAGCCGCCTCACTAGCCATTGATGCCTTGGCTTGAGGCAGCACCGAAGTGGTCGGTGTGGAATCTTTGGGAGTGCGATCGCCTTCCCAAGTCAGCGACACCGCCATCAATAACAGGCAGTTCATCGCCAGCGAGAGCAGTGCCCAATAGGGCGCTTTTTCCAGTCGTTCCAGCACTTTCATGAACATGGCGTCGTGGAGATTGGCTCAAATTGTATCAAGCCATTCCAGACTGCGCTGTATTCACAAACAATTCCTCAAAGTTTTGCGCTGGCGCTCGGGTCATCCCACTTACACATTGAAGCGGAACAGCATCACGTCCCCTTCTTGTACGACATAATCCTTACCTTCACTGCGCAGTTGGCCCTTTTCTTTGACTCCATTCATCGAACCCGCATCGACTAAATCCTGATACGAAACCGTTTCTGCCCGAATGAAGCCGCGCTCAAAGTCGGTGTGAATTACTCCAGCGGCTTGCGGCGCTGACATGCCAGCTTTAATCGTCCACGCCCGCGTTTCTTTCGGGCCGGTAGTGAAGTAAGTTTGCAAGCCGAGCAGCTCGTAAGTGGCGCGGATAAGGGACTGTAAACCGCCTTCTTCGACACCGAGGGATTCGAGGAAATCGGCTCGGTCTTCCTCGGGCAACTCGATCAGCTCTGACTCTACCTGGGCTGAAATGACCACGACCTCAGCGCCCTCGGCAGCTGCGATCGCCTTCACCTGTTCCACGTAGTCGTTCCCAGTTGCCAAGTCGTCTTCGTTGACGTTGGTGGCATAGATGACGGGCTTACGGGTCAGCAGCCCCAGCGGCTTGATGAGCAATTCTTCTTCAGGCGTCAAGTCAACCGTGCGGGCAGTTTTGCCTTCGTTTAGCACGGGCAGCAACTTATCAAGGACATCGACTTCCGCCTGAATTTCTTTATCTTTTTTGGCTTGTTTACGAGCGCGCTCCAGCCGCTTTTCGACCTGGGCTAAGTCAGAAAGCGTCAGCTCTAAATTAATAATCTCAGCGTCTCGCGCCGGATCAATCGAGCCAGAGACGTGAATAATGTCGTCGTTTTGGAAACAGCGAACGACGTGAACGATCGCATCCACTTCGCGAATATTGGCAAGAAACTGGTTGCCGAGTCCCTCGCCTTTGCTGGCCCCTTCCACCAGACCCGCAATATCTACAAATTCCACCCGCGCCGGAACAATCTCCGCTGACTCAGAAATTTTGGCCAGCACTTCCAACCGCGGATCGGGCACGGCGACCACACCAACGTTAGGCTCAATGGTGCAAAACGGAAAATTTGCCGCTTGCGCTTTGGCATTGGCCACTACAGCGTTAAATAGAGTGGATTTTCCGACGTTGGGCAGCCCGACAATTCCGGCTCTGAGCATAGCGATCGCACGAGTATTTCAAATAAACCTTTACCAGCATAGAGGATGAAGGATGAGTCAGCGATGTGAGTCACCCGTTGGAGCTAGATAGACGGTTCGGTGGCCGACCTGGCGGATTCATCGTCATCATTCGGTCAACCCAGGCTCAACTTGACAAGTGGAGCTGCTGCGCAATGGTAGCGACGGCATCTTTGAGGTTATCCACAATGAAATCGGGGTCGTAGGTAGATAGCCGATGGCGATCGCGAATGCCACTCAGCACCGCTACAACAGGCAAATCATGGGCTCGCGCCGCCGCAATATCGGCCTCAGTATCGCCAATCATCCAGGTTTCAGCCGCGGTAGGCAATTCGGCGAGGGCTTTTTCCATCAGGCGAGTTTTCTCCACCACGTCGTGGGTCTTGACATAGACATCTGGCAGGCAATAACGCACCGCTGGCGGAAAAAAGTGGGTCAGGTCAAATTGTTCTAAAGCAAAGTCCAGTGCTTGCTGTCGCCGCATGGTCACCACAGCCAAATCACCTTTGAGCGTTTGGATATGCTGCAACGCGGTGATCGCATAGGGCACCGGACAGTCATATTTCAGATAGGCATGGTTATGCACCGTCTCTCGCCGCAGCAAAGCAAAGCGACGGGCCTGATCATCATGTAGGCCAGAGTAAGCGCCGATTTGCCGCTCCGGCACTTGCGCCCGTTTCAGTCGCCAAAACTCTTGTTTTGACAAACAAGTTACTGGCTGATCGGGCTCTTTCGCTTCTTCCAGACAGTATTGATAAACCTGGTAATACCGTTCCGACACATCCATGATAGGACCGTCAAAATCGGTGAAAATGCGCAACATCGTGGGCAACTAACCTCAGAGCGGCAAGCGGTTAACAATCATCA is from Leptolyngbya iicbica LK and encodes:
- a CDS encoding HAD family hydrolase, with protein sequence MLRIFTDFDGPIMDVSERYYQVYQYCLEEAKEPDQPVTCLSKQEFWRLKRAQVPERQIGAYSGLHDDQARRFALLRRETVHNHAYLKYDCPVPYAITALQHIQTLKGDLAVVTMRRQQALDFALEQFDLTHFFPPAVRYCLPDVYVKTHDVVEKTRLMEKALAELPTAAETWMIGDTEADIAAARAHDLPVVAVLSGIRDRHRLSTYDPDFIVDNLKDAVATIAQQLHLSS
- the ychF gene encoding redox-regulated ATPase YchF, encoding MLRAGIVGLPNVGKSTLFNAVVANAKAQAANFPFCTIEPNVGVVAVPDPRLEVLAKISESAEIVPARVEFVDIAGLVEGASKGEGLGNQFLANIREVDAIVHVVRCFQNDDIIHVSGSIDPARDAEIINLELTLSDLAQVEKRLERARKQAKKDKEIQAEVDVLDKLLPVLNEGKTARTVDLTPEEELLIKPLGLLTRKPVIYATNVNEDDLATGNDYVEQVKAIAAAEGAEVVVISAQVESELIELPEEDRADFLESLGVEEGGLQSLIRATYELLGLQTYFTTGPKETRAWTIKAGMSAPQAAGVIHTDFERGFIRAETVSYQDLVDAGSMNGVKEKGQLRSEGKDYVVQEGDVMLFRFNV
- the ppc gene encoding phosphoenolpyruvate carboxylase translates to MPTSSENMPTTREAIVESTSNVSITPPGSAYGLRVQQRIKVVEDIWEAVLRHECGDELLTLLHQLRSLCSVEGQAPAARAASVQKVVQVVEDLELQDAIRAARAFALYFQLINSVEQHYEQQGQQRQYRAAYGEVEPASAIAGLATIRPHQNSASTPTEDAQPIQKAKSTFDYQLLPTSYRDAGTFHWLFPALKQLNVPPQLIQRLIDNLDIRLVFTAHPTEIVRHTIRDKQRRIASLFRRMDQAEDSLPSMNGVSNWEIDTLKEQLTEEIRLWWRTDELHQFKPSVLDEVDYTLHYFDVVLFNALPQLYQRIKRSLHNTFPTLRPPQPQFCRFGSWVGADRDGNPSVTPDITWKTACYQRNLVIEKYIESLEHLTKLLSLSLHWSEVQPELLDSLDQDQQVMPELYERWAIRYRQEPYRLKLAYMQQRLENTLLRSQRLYQGDILKEDQGGITELPLYHSGDDFLADLRLIQRDLNATGMVCGALEQIICQVELYGFVLAQLDLRQESSRHSDCIDEITAYLQVLPKSYNDLSEEEKTAWLIQELQTRRPLVPAELPFSETVCETIETFRMVRRLHREFGPQICRSYIISMSHTVSDLLEVLLLAKEAGLFDPATWESSIQPVPLFETVEDLKRAPSVMRSVFELPLYRAVTQGGKTDDAAGESAMAEASSTQPIQEVMLGYSDSNKDSGFLSSNWEIHKAQQALQATADDFGIALRIFHGRGGSVGRGGGPAYEAILAQPGASLNGRIKITEQGEVLASKYNLPDLALYNLETVATAVIQGSLLHSSVDEIEPWNEIMEELAASSRRHYRALIYEQADFVEFFHQVTPIEEISQLQISSRPARRKGKKTLDSLRAIPWVFSWTQARFLLPAWYGVGTALTDFLAEDPEENLKLLRYFYQKWPFFKMVISKVEMTLAKVDLQIAEHYVQELTQPEDQERFHVLFEQISDEFRKTTDIILTITGHRRLLDGDPDLQRSVHLRNGTIVPLGFIQVALLKRLRHYRSAISGVIKSRYSREELLRGALLTINGIAAGMRNTG
- a CDS encoding GDSL-type esterase/lipase family protein, translated to MKVLERLEKAPYWALLSLAMNCLLLMAVSLTWEGDRTPKDSTPTTSVLPQAKASMASEAAESTDGLVTAVGDREYFNYQQWVELVRQEARAHADAPRLTVLLGDSISLWFPQELLPGRRTWLNQGISGEKSDMLLRRLDALDGTQPDTIFVMVGINDLIAQVPEQAVAQNLEQTVQYLKQQHPDAHIIVQSILPHGSERATWEGRDRLLQLPNDRIQAVNTAIAQMTEAEGVDYLNLYPLFADGEGALRPDLTTDGLHLNDRGYLVWRTAIALQLNEDGDR